The sequence CAATAATGCGATCATCATTTCCAAAGATGCCGACCTGGATATTGCCCTGATCGGAGCCGTTTTCGGGGCAGTAGGAACAGCCGGACAAAGATGCACCACAACCCGGCGGCTGATCATTCATGAGTCAATTTATGATGTCTTCAAAGCCAGGCTGGTGAAGGCCTATGGCCAGTTAAGGATCGGTGACCCGCTAGACCAGCACAACCATGTTGGTCCGCTCATTGATAAAGATGCCGTTAACCAGTACCTGGCCTCTATCGAAAAATGCAAGGCTGAAGGCGGGCATTTCATTGTGGAAGGCGGAGTAGTCGAAGGCCCGGGCTATGAAAGCGGATGTTATGTGAAACCCTGTATCGCAGAAGCTTCCAACGAATTCAAGATCGTGCAGCATGAAACTTTCGCACCGATCTTATACATCATGAAATATGCTACAATTGATGAAGCCATAGCTTACCAGAACGGGGTTCCGCAGGGATTATCCTCGGCGATCATGACCCTGAACCTGCGTGAGGCAGAACAGTTCCTTTCCCAGGCAGGCAGCGATTGTGGTATCGCCAATGTGAATATCGGTACCAGCGGGGCTGAGATCGGCGGCGCATTTGGCGGAGAGAAAGAAACCGGTGGCGGCCGTGAAAGTGGAAGTGATGCCTGGAAAGCCTATATGCGGCGCCAGACCAATACTATCAATTATTCCACCAGGCTGCCCTTGGCACAGGGTATCAAATTTGATCTCTGATTTAGGTTAAAATTATTGAAACGGTAAACTAATTTCCCCGAAATAGCGTCTATATAAGTATTGTAAATAAACCACGATTGCATGAAGCAACAGTTAATCCTGCCTGCGGGTATACTTTTAGCAGTTCTTAGCCTTGGGTCAGCATTTGGCCAGGGGAACAGTACCAGTATAAAAAAAGAACTGCCAAAAGGCTGGCATTTGGGCGATAAGGCCCGCGACGGATATTATGGCGTCAGTATGGATAAAGCCTATGAGTTCGTAAAAGGCAAACCCAGCAAAACGGTGATCGTTGCGGTCATTGATTCCGGGGTTGATACGCTTCATGAAGACCTGAAAGCCGTTTTGTGGGTGAATCCCAAGGAGATTCCGGGTAATGGCATAGATGATGACAAAAATGGCTATGTGGATGATGTGCATGGTTGGAATTTCCTGGGTGGAAAAGATGGGCAAAATGTGAAGCAGGATAGTTATGAAGGAGCACGCGTGTACCATAACGGGAAAGCAAAGTATAATGACCCGGCTTTTGATGCAGAGAAATTAAATCCCGAAGAACTCGACCAGTACCGCATGTGGCTGAAAGCCAAGGAGCGGGTGGAAGGCGATGCCAGTGGTGGCGGTGCCGACCTTATCTTCCTGAAAAGGGCATTGGAAAGCAGCCAGAAAAATGACAGCATCCTTCGCAAGGCAATCGGTAAGGATTCCTATACAGGCAAGGACCTGGAGCCATTTTCGCCTTCTACAACTGAAGCCCAGAAAGCCAAATCGGGCATGATCTACATTTTCAAGGCCTTTAATATGATGGATGTGACCAATACGGAATTCCTGGAAGGTTTTGAAGATTATGTGAGTGGGGAAGAACGGAAAAAAGAACAGGCCGAAAAAGCGCCGAAGGACTACCGTGGTGAAATCGTGAAAGACAACTATTATGATTTCAATGACCGGTATTATGGTAATAATGATGTGATGGCCAATACACCCATGCATGGAACCCATGTATCCGGCATCATAGGTGCACAGCGGAATAATGGGGTTGGAATGGATGGCGTGGCCGACAATGTAAAGATCATGATGATCAGGGTGGTACCTGATGGTGATGAGCACGATAAGGATATTGCCCTGGGTATCAGGTATGCCGCAGATAATGGCGCTAAAGTGGTGAATATGAGTTTTGGAAAAAGCTTTTCACCGGAAAAGAAATGGGTGGATGAAGCGGTAAAGTATGCCGAATCTAAAGGCGTTTTACTGGTGCATGCAGCCGGAAACGATGCAGCCAATGTAGATTCAACAGATAATTTCCCTAATACAGACCTGACAACCATCAATGCAAAAGCAACCAACTGGATTACTGTTGGCGCAAGCAGCGATCCCCTGGCAGAACCCGGGTTCAATAGCTATACCGCCTCTTTCTCCAATTACGGCAAACAAGGTGTGGATGTATTTGCACCCGGCACCAAGATCTATTCTACCCTTCCGGGAGGCACCACCTATGGTAACCAGCAAGGCACCAGTATGGCAGCACCGGTTGTTGCCGGTGTGGCAGCCTTCCTGCTCAGTTACTATCCTTATCTAACCCCGCAGCAACTAAAAATGGTGATTGAAAAATCTGCTGTTGTACCGGAAGAAAAAGTGAAATTGCCGGGATCAGAAGAGATGGTACCACTTTCGGCTATCAGCCGTACAGGGGGATTCCTGAATGCCTATGAAGCGGCAAAACTGGCAGCAACCATCAAGCCTGAACAAACAAATAAGAAGCTCCCCAAATCAACCTTGAAAAAAGGAGCCAAAGGATAAAAAAAGCCGTAGAAAAGCAAAAACCCCGCAAATGCGGGGTTTTTGCTTTTTGCAAGGTTAAAAAGCAGACAAGTATTAACTTTAAACAATGAAATACAACCTTGTCTATTCCGACTTCAGCAAAAATTATGTAAACCTTGCCCTTAGTGACTCCCTCGATAAATCACTGGCAAAAAGTACCAAACAGTTCCTTGAATTGCTGGACGAAATCCCTGCATCAAAGATAGATTATGCCTATTCTGAAGGCAAGTGGACCATCAAAGAAGTATTACAACATATCATCGATACGGAAAGGGTATTCTCTTACCGGATCATCCGCCTGGCCCGCCTGGATGCTACGCCCCTGCCCGGGTTTGATGAAAATCACTGGGGCAACAGTATGGATGTGACTCATAAAAAATGGAAAGACCTGGTCAAGGAATTTAAACTGCTTCGCAGA comes from Flavihumibacter fluvii and encodes:
- a CDS encoding S8 family serine peptidase, which gives rise to MKQQLILPAGILLAVLSLGSAFGQGNSTSIKKELPKGWHLGDKARDGYYGVSMDKAYEFVKGKPSKTVIVAVIDSGVDTLHEDLKAVLWVNPKEIPGNGIDDDKNGYVDDVHGWNFLGGKDGQNVKQDSYEGARVYHNGKAKYNDPAFDAEKLNPEELDQYRMWLKAKERVEGDASGGGADLIFLKRALESSQKNDSILRKAIGKDSYTGKDLEPFSPSTTEAQKAKSGMIYIFKAFNMMDVTNTEFLEGFEDYVSGEERKKEQAEKAPKDYRGEIVKDNYYDFNDRYYGNNDVMANTPMHGTHVSGIIGAQRNNGVGMDGVADNVKIMMIRVVPDGDEHDKDIALGIRYAADNGAKVVNMSFGKSFSPEKKWVDEAVKYAESKGVLLVHAAGNDAANVDSTDNFPNTDLTTINAKATNWITVGASSDPLAEPGFNSYTASFSNYGKQGVDVFAPGTKIYSTLPGGTTYGNQQGTSMAAPVVAGVAAFLLSYYPYLTPQQLKMVIEKSAVVPEEKVKLPGSEEMVPLSAISRTGGFLNAYEAAKLAATIKPEQTNKKLPKSTLKKGAKG
- a CDS encoding DinB family protein, coding for MKYNLVYSDFSKNYVNLALSDSLDKSLAKSTKQFLELLDEIPASKIDYAYSEGKWTIKEVLQHIIDTERVFSYRIIRLARLDATPLPGFDENHWGNSMDVTHKKWKDLVKEFKLLRRSNLLMIAALNKEELAFIGTASNHPVSTAAICFALGGHVQHHMNILKERYLK